A single genomic interval of Penaeus vannamei isolate JL-2024 chromosome 33, ASM4276789v1, whole genome shotgun sequence harbors:
- the LOC113824792 gene encoding probable glutamate receptor isoform X3 codes for MRESRTSTRIGIAVNTSAGVDYGRRVPSVGVWLRSDRAWWSEAEVGSLAANPLKFKFARAPHLRVAAESWPPHVQVEELEAEGGQKVTRAAGPMANFLDVLAKSLNFTYTVVLGDGYWGAPDANGTWNGMIGMLLREKADFGLGPFGMTHARSAVVDFTMPIFREVLHILVSRPRPEPDPWGFLAPLAWHVWVALALSCLMVTAVAVAVVRTLGFGGPSSVQQHLWACYGIFLSQTLTWVPTGLSLRVTIWLWLTAVLVVMRSYSGALTSLLAVRTVPIKYDSLDDVLRDSSIKLLLEGSTALTGHLQTAKEGVYGQLADAVRTRGRTIRASRMQEEAYAHIPDGRHAMFLEAVGCNKVYSDHFSRTGQCDFYMSRGVFWPLFYALVVPKDSPLRELIDARILALREFGIYERWALDQVANRTHCLKLPTKLKLQEPYNLIGLWATADFTRASTRQWDKSART; via the exons ATGCGTGAGAGTCGCACATCGACGAG GATTGGTATTGCTGTCAATACATCTGCGGGCGTGGATTATGGGCGCCGCGTTCCCTCAGTGGGCGTGTGGCTTAGAAGCGATCGTG CATGGTGGAGCGAAGCGGAGGTGGGGTCTTTGGCCGCCAACCCGCTGAAGTTCAA GTTCGCTCGCGCCCCTCACCTCCGGGTCGCCGCTGAGTCGTGGCCTCCGCACGTACAGGTGGAGGAGCTCGAGGCCGAGGGAGGTCAGAAGGTCACGAGAGCAGCTGGCCCGATGGCGAACTTCCTTGACGTTCTCGCGAAGTCCTTGAATTTTAC GTACACTGTGGTGCTTGGAGACGGGTACTGGGGCGCCCCCGACGCCAATGGTACATGGAATGGGATGATTGGAATGTTGCTGAGGGAG AAGGCGGACTTCGGCTTGGGACCGTTCGGGATGACGCACGCCCGGAGCGCGGTGGTGGACTTCACAATGCCCATCTTCAGAGAGGTCCTGCACATCTTAGTATCCCGACCCCGGCCAGAACCCGACCCCTGGGGCTTCCTCGCCCCCCTGGC GTGGCACGTCTGGGTGGCACTGGCGCTGTCTTGCCTTATGGTCactgctgtggctgtggctgtggtgcGGACCCTCGGCTTCGGCGGCCCCTCGAGTGTCCAGCAGCATCTGTGGGCTTGTTACGGGATCTTCCTCTCACAGA CTCTCACGTGGGTGCCAACTGGCTTGTCGCTCCGGGTTACCATCTGGCTTTGGCTTACCGCCGTCCTGGTCGTGATGCGCAGTTACAG CGGTGCTTTGACTTCCCTGTTGGCTGTGAGGACGGTGCCCATCAAGTACGACTCCCTGGATGATGTGCTGAGGGATTCTAGCATCAAATTGCTCCTGGAGGGATCCACTGCTCTTACCGGCCACCTGCAG ACGGCGAAGGAGGGTGTTTACGGACAGCTAGCCGATGCCGTTCGAACGCGTGGCAGGACGATCCGAGCGAGCAGGATGCAGGAGGAAGCCTACGCCCACATCCCCGACGGGCGCCACGCCATGTTCTTGGAGGCTGTGGGCTGCAATAAAGTGTACTCGGACCACTTCAGCAGGACAG GGCAGTGTGACTTCTACATGTCGCGAGGAGTGTTCTGGCCTCTCTTCTACGCTCTCGTTGTGCCCAAGGATAGTCCTCTCCGGGAACTCATCGACGCTAG GATCTTAGCTCTACGGGAATTTGGCATTTACGAGCGCTGGGCACTGGATCAGGTGGCCAACAGGACCCACTGTCTCAAGCTTCCCACAAAACTCAAACTTCAGGAACCTTACAACCTGATAGGTCTTTGG GCTACGGCAGATTTCACACGGGCGTCGACCAGGCAGTGGGATAAATCAGCGAGGACTTGA
- the LOC113824792 gene encoding probable glutamate receptor isoform X1, translated as MRESRTSTRIGIAVNTSAGVDYGRRVPSVGVWLRSDRAWWSEAEVGSLAANPLKFKFARAPHLRVAAESWPPHVQVEELEAEGGQKVTRAAGPMANFLDVLAKSLNFTYTVVLGDGYWGAPDANGTWNGMIGMLLREKADFGLGPFGMTHARSAVVDFTMPIFREVLHILVSRPRPEPDPWGFLAPLAWHVWVALALSCLMVTAVAVAVVRTLGFGGPSSVQQHLWACYGIFLSQTLTWVPTGLSLRVTIWLWLTAVLVVMRSYSGALTSLLAVRTVPIKYDSLDDVLRDSSIKLLLEGSTALTGHLQTAKEGVYGQLADAVRTRGRTIRASRMQEEAYAHIPDGRHAMFLEAVGCNKVYSDHFSRTGQCDFYMSRGVFWPLFYALVVPKDSPLRELIDARILALREFGIYERWALDQVANRTHCLKLPTKLKLQEPYNLIGLWAVFALFGIGMAIAVVILGLELIVSSLGFQERA; from the exons ATGCGTGAGAGTCGCACATCGACGAG GATTGGTATTGCTGTCAATACATCTGCGGGCGTGGATTATGGGCGCCGCGTTCCCTCAGTGGGCGTGTGGCTTAGAAGCGATCGTG CATGGTGGAGCGAAGCGGAGGTGGGGTCTTTGGCCGCCAACCCGCTGAAGTTCAA GTTCGCTCGCGCCCCTCACCTCCGGGTCGCCGCTGAGTCGTGGCCTCCGCACGTACAGGTGGAGGAGCTCGAGGCCGAGGGAGGTCAGAAGGTCACGAGAGCAGCTGGCCCGATGGCGAACTTCCTTGACGTTCTCGCGAAGTCCTTGAATTTTAC GTACACTGTGGTGCTTGGAGACGGGTACTGGGGCGCCCCCGACGCCAATGGTACATGGAATGGGATGATTGGAATGTTGCTGAGGGAG AAGGCGGACTTCGGCTTGGGACCGTTCGGGATGACGCACGCCCGGAGCGCGGTGGTGGACTTCACAATGCCCATCTTCAGAGAGGTCCTGCACATCTTAGTATCCCGACCCCGGCCAGAACCCGACCCCTGGGGCTTCCTCGCCCCCCTGGC GTGGCACGTCTGGGTGGCACTGGCGCTGTCTTGCCTTATGGTCactgctgtggctgtggctgtggtgcGGACCCTCGGCTTCGGCGGCCCCTCGAGTGTCCAGCAGCATCTGTGGGCTTGTTACGGGATCTTCCTCTCACAGA CTCTCACGTGGGTGCCAACTGGCTTGTCGCTCCGGGTTACCATCTGGCTTTGGCTTACCGCCGTCCTGGTCGTGATGCGCAGTTACAG CGGTGCTTTGACTTCCCTGTTGGCTGTGAGGACGGTGCCCATCAAGTACGACTCCCTGGATGATGTGCTGAGGGATTCTAGCATCAAATTGCTCCTGGAGGGATCCACTGCTCTTACCGGCCACCTGCAG ACGGCGAAGGAGGGTGTTTACGGACAGCTAGCCGATGCCGTTCGAACGCGTGGCAGGACGATCCGAGCGAGCAGGATGCAGGAGGAAGCCTACGCCCACATCCCCGACGGGCGCCACGCCATGTTCTTGGAGGCTGTGGGCTGCAATAAAGTGTACTCGGACCACTTCAGCAGGACAG GGCAGTGTGACTTCTACATGTCGCGAGGAGTGTTCTGGCCTCTCTTCTACGCTCTCGTTGTGCCCAAGGATAGTCCTCTCCGGGAACTCATCGACGCTAG GATCTTAGCTCTACGGGAATTTGGCATTTACGAGCGCTGGGCACTGGATCAGGTGGCCAACAGGACCCACTGTCTCAAGCTTCCCACAAAACTCAAACTTCAGGAACCTTACAACCTGATAGGTCTTTGG gctGTATTTGCTCTCTTCGGAATCGGCATGGCAATCGCTGTCGTCATTTTAGGCCTCGAGCTCATCGTCAGCTCGCTCGGTTTTCAAGAGAGAGCCTAA
- the LOC113824792 gene encoding probable glutamate receptor isoform X2 — protein sequence MRESRTSTRIGIAVNTSAGVDYGRRVPSVGVWLRSDRAWWSEAEVGSLAANPLKFKFARAPHLRVAAESWPPHVQVEELEAEGGQKVTRAAGPMANFLDVLAKSLNFTYTVVLGDGYWGAPDANGTWNGMIGMLLREADFGLGPFGMTHARSAVVDFTMPIFREVLHILVSRPRPEPDPWGFLAPLAWHVWVALALSCLMVTAVAVAVVRTLGFGGPSSVQQHLWACYGIFLSQTLTWVPTGLSLRVTIWLWLTAVLVVMRSYSGALTSLLAVRTVPIKYDSLDDVLRDSSIKLLLEGSTALTGHLQTAKEGVYGQLADAVRTRGRTIRASRMQEEAYAHIPDGRHAMFLEAVGCNKVYSDHFSRTGQCDFYMSRGVFWPLFYALVVPKDSPLRELIDARILALREFGIYERWALDQVANRTHCLKLPTKLKLQEPYNLIGLWAVFALFGIGMAIAVVILGLELIVSSLGFQERA from the exons ATGCGTGAGAGTCGCACATCGACGAG GATTGGTATTGCTGTCAATACATCTGCGGGCGTGGATTATGGGCGCCGCGTTCCCTCAGTGGGCGTGTGGCTTAGAAGCGATCGTG CATGGTGGAGCGAAGCGGAGGTGGGGTCTTTGGCCGCCAACCCGCTGAAGTTCAA GTTCGCTCGCGCCCCTCACCTCCGGGTCGCCGCTGAGTCGTGGCCTCCGCACGTACAGGTGGAGGAGCTCGAGGCCGAGGGAGGTCAGAAGGTCACGAGAGCAGCTGGCCCGATGGCGAACTTCCTTGACGTTCTCGCGAAGTCCTTGAATTTTAC GTACACTGTGGTGCTTGGAGACGGGTACTGGGGCGCCCCCGACGCCAATGGTACATGGAATGGGATGATTGGAATGTTGCTGAGGGAG GCGGACTTCGGCTTGGGACCGTTCGGGATGACGCACGCCCGGAGCGCGGTGGTGGACTTCACAATGCCCATCTTCAGAGAGGTCCTGCACATCTTAGTATCCCGACCCCGGCCAGAACCCGACCCCTGGGGCTTCCTCGCCCCCCTGGC GTGGCACGTCTGGGTGGCACTGGCGCTGTCTTGCCTTATGGTCactgctgtggctgtggctgtggtgcGGACCCTCGGCTTCGGCGGCCCCTCGAGTGTCCAGCAGCATCTGTGGGCTTGTTACGGGATCTTCCTCTCACAGA CTCTCACGTGGGTGCCAACTGGCTTGTCGCTCCGGGTTACCATCTGGCTTTGGCTTACCGCCGTCCTGGTCGTGATGCGCAGTTACAG CGGTGCTTTGACTTCCCTGTTGGCTGTGAGGACGGTGCCCATCAAGTACGACTCCCTGGATGATGTGCTGAGGGATTCTAGCATCAAATTGCTCCTGGAGGGATCCACTGCTCTTACCGGCCACCTGCAG ACGGCGAAGGAGGGTGTTTACGGACAGCTAGCCGATGCCGTTCGAACGCGTGGCAGGACGATCCGAGCGAGCAGGATGCAGGAGGAAGCCTACGCCCACATCCCCGACGGGCGCCACGCCATGTTCTTGGAGGCTGTGGGCTGCAATAAAGTGTACTCGGACCACTTCAGCAGGACAG GGCAGTGTGACTTCTACATGTCGCGAGGAGTGTTCTGGCCTCTCTTCTACGCTCTCGTTGTGCCCAAGGATAGTCCTCTCCGGGAACTCATCGACGCTAG GATCTTAGCTCTACGGGAATTTGGCATTTACGAGCGCTGGGCACTGGATCAGGTGGCCAACAGGACCCACTGTCTCAAGCTTCCCACAAAACTCAAACTTCAGGAACCTTACAACCTGATAGGTCTTTGG gctGTATTTGCTCTCTTCGGAATCGGCATGGCAATCGCTGTCGTCATTTTAGGCCTCGAGCTCATCGTCAGCTCGCTCGGTTTTCAAGAGAGAGCCTAA